NNNNNNNNNNNNNNNNNNNNNNNNNNNNNNNNNNNNNNNNNNNNNNNNNNNNNNAGAAATTTAACACTTATTGGCAACTAAATGTTGCCGTGTGCTTAATGAGATGTAATATATGCGCTTAATTAGCATAGCATGTAATACAATCCGGGCTGATTAACCAGCTTGATCACATAAGAGAATTGACGAGGAAGGAACAAGTGTAGGGTAGCTAGCACAATGCAGAGCTGGATGTCCCAACAACAATGTCATCCAAGAAAGCACATTATATTCGCTCCAAGATGAGCTAGCCAGCCAGCGTATTATACACAAAAGGGCAGGCCAGCAACAGCAGCATCGGACCGCATATAACAAACATATAAATATATAATAGATGATGAAATGAATCAGCAGCAATGTTGCGTTGGCTAGGTCAAATCAAGAGACAAGCATAAAGACAATCATCTTCCTTTCTTTCATTCCTCCTAGGCCTGCATTGTATGTAGTATATGTAGATTCTTCTCTCCCACACGGAGGAGTGAGTACAAATGGAGCTAGCAGTCACAATGTGCTAAATAATCAATTAACAATGTCGATCTTGTCTCACAACGGAAAAGAGGGTGTTAATGTGGGAACAATGAGCAATGTACTATGCGAATTTCGCAATCGACCGATCGATGTAGATATTGCTGTTAATTAAGCGGTATTTTTCGTAAAAGAATAATCCATCAGAAAAATGCTTCTAGGACTGGCTGCTAGAGTCATGTACCTACCAAATGCTGGTATGGCCTATTGGTATGGTGagatgggaggagagagagagagagagagagagagagagagagagagagatgaggggGAGAGGTTGAGATGGACATGTCGCTTACTCCTTCCATTCCATTCCATGGTGGTTGGCTTCTCTTTCTGGTTGGGCGGTGCTATATTTTctcatttctttttttcttcttctttcctttcttgatATGTGAGGAGTAGGCGGAGTTCTTCCTTTTTGCGTGCTCTTCCTTCCCATGGAATCTTTCCTGGCACTGCCGTTTCACCTTTTGATCATGGATGGATTGGATGGGCGGCATTGGTCACGAACCGAACGGCGCCCGGTGGGGTGTCCCCTTCCGCCGCCGACCTTGGGGCCGCGCGCCGTTCTTGCTGCCGCCGGCCTCGGcctcgctgccgctgccgccgccgccgtcgactttGCCGACGACGGTGGCCCCGTGCCCGTGTCCGTGCCCGTGCGTCTTGGTGTCCACCAACTGCATGCGTATGCGTGAGCGTGACACGGAGGAGAAACGGATTAAACGTGAACGAACCAATCGGACGAACGGCATTGGCATTGTGCCGAAAAGAAAAGAATGATTGAAAGAAGGGAAATCATGCAATTTATCTTGagcgagcagagcagagcagaaaaGAAGGGTAGGGTAGGTGTACCTTGCATCCGAGGGAGCAGAAGCGGAAGGGGTCGAGCAGCGCGCGGCCGCAGATCTCGCAGTTGTAGGGAGACGCGGCGGCCTTCcccgcggcggcgccggcgccgcGCGGCTGGGGCCGCTCGTTGAGGAAGAGGACCCTGGCGCTGTTGATGACGTAGGTCTGGACGCCGGCGATGTCGAGGACGTCCTCCACCTCGGTGACGCGCACCACGTCGTGGTAGGACGACCGCCGTATCTGCTTTCCGAGCCCAATGCCGGCCAAGaaacagaggagaggagaggagggatcATTCAAAACGCAACTTTTTTTCTTTTCCCAATCAATCAATCAACAagacaagagaagagaagagaagagaagaggagT
This portion of the Triticum dicoccoides isolate Atlit2015 ecotype Zavitan chromosome 7A, WEW_v2.0, whole genome shotgun sequence genome encodes:
- the LOC119334681 gene encoding uncharacterized protein LOC119334681 codes for the protein MMMRRVAPPSSEDDSSGSGVPGWLEALLGTRFFLACAAHPGSPRNECNMFCIDCRATPAAFCYYCRSHRHASHRVIQIRRSSYHDVVRVTEVEDVLDIAGVQTYVINSARVLFLNERPQPRGAGAAAGKAAASPYNCEICGRALLDPFRFCSLGCKLVDTKTHGHGHGHGATVVGKVDGGGGSGSEAEAGGSKNGARPQGRRRKGTPHRAPFGS